The genomic DNA CCAGTCATGCTGGTTCCGATGTCGTCCACTTGATTCTTGTACTTTGCCCAGTAATCGGCATGTGTCAGTGGAAGCCACGCGGCTGCGGTAGCATCCACACTCCCGCCTGCAACGCCTGTCCACATTGGGCCAATCTCTACCTGAAGGGCGGTCACTTTGTAGCCCAATTTTTGCTCCAATACATATTTCAATACATTCGTACTGGCAATTTCAGAATCCCAGGCAGCATAGCTCAGCTTCAAAGGATCGCCATGGACAGGCTGCAAGCCCTTGATCCATTCCTGCACCTTGTCTGGATGTTTATCTGCCCAGTTCTTGGCGGCCTGCTGCGGAGCAGTACCGTCCTGAATGGCGATCATCACTTCACCCATATCTTCGGCAGTCCAATTGAAGCGGCTTAGAAATTCATAGGCAGCAGGAGCATCCTGTTTCAAGCCTTTGCGGGCAATCGTATGAATTTCTTCCTTATCACCATACGCCTTCTTAGGGTCCTTCAAGTATTTCAAATTATACTTATTAAACATCCAGTGAGGAGTCCAGCCTGTTACAACGATGGGCTGCCTGGCTTTGATCGCCTTATCCAGTGTAGCTGTCATAGCAGCCCCGGAGCTTTCAAGCAGCTTCCAGTCAGACAAGTCGTATTCCTTCATAGCTTTGGCAGTCAGCTTCATGAGACCGGCACCGGGGTCGGTACCTACAATACGGTAGCCGACCTCCTTGCCAAAGTCCCCAGCAGCGGCAGAAGCCGGAGCGGCTCCGTTGCCTTGCAAATCCGTAATAGATTTGACATTCATATAAACTGGAACAACCAAGCCTGTTTTGACACCCGTCATATTAGCGCCCAGATCATCAAGCTTATCCTTGTATTTAGCCCAGTAATCCGCATGTGTCAGTGGCAGCCATGCAGCCGGAGAAGCATCCACATCCCCACTGGCGACACCCGTCCACATTGGACCTGCTTCAACTTGCAACGCGGTTACTTTGTAGCCCAATTTGTTTTCTAAAATATATTTTAGCAAATTCGTACTGGCAATTTCAGAATCCCAAGCCACATAACTGAGCTTGAAGGTGTCACCATTGACAGGTTGCAGTCCTTGGGTCCATTCCTGCACCTTATCGGTATGCTTTTCAGCCCAATCCTTTGCAGCTTGCTCAGGGCTGGTTCCGCCTTGAATAGCAACCATCATTTCACCCATGTCTTCCGGTGTCCATTTGAACCGTTTTAGAAACTCGTAAGCAATAGGAGCATCCTGTTGCAGTCCTTTACGGGCAATCGTATGAATACCCTCGGCCTCACCATAAGATTTTTTAGGGTCTTCCAAATATTTGAGATCATACTTGTTGAACATCCAGTGCGGCGTCCAACCTGTAATAATGATCGGTTTTTTCGCTTTTATGGCTTTGTCCAGTGTTGCAGTCATCGCTGCACCGGAACCTTCTACCAGCTTCCAGTCGGACAAATTGTAGTCCTTTAACATCTTGGCAGTTGATTTCATAATACCTGCCCCGGCATCAATTCCGATAATTTTGTAGCCGACTTCTTCGCCAACCGGGTTGGCAGCAGCGTTTCCTTTGCCAGATGCAGAATGGTTCGATTCAACAAAATATTGCGATGCGCCAGCGATCAGAATGAAAGCCGTAACCGCAGAGGTAATCCATACCTTTTGTTTGGTAGATACGCGGCTTTTGCCTCTTTTCGCTGGTTTGAACAGGTTCTGCGTGAAACGGTCAAGCACGATAGCCAGAACAACGACAGCCAATCCGGCCTCAAAACCTTTACCAATTTGGAGCTGTGTCACGGCACGGTATACAACGGCACCAATACCTTCCGCACCGATCATAGAAGCAATAACAACCATAGACAGTGACAGCATAATCGTCTGGTTAATACCAGCCATCAAGGTTGGCATAGCCAGCGGAAGCTGTACTTTGAACAGCTTTTGCGCCGAGGTTGAACCGAATGCGTCGGAGGCTTCGACCAATTCACCTGACACTTGCATAATCCCCAAATTCGTCATGCGAATGGTTGGAGGGATCGCGAAGATAACAGATGCGATTACACCTGGTACAACACCAAGGCTGAAAAAGGTAACCGCAGGCAGCAAATATACGAACGCAGGCATCGTCTGCATGAAATCAAGCAAAGGCGTAATAATGCGTGACGCCGTTTTGCTGTATGCACACCAGATTCCGATTGGAATCCCGATGACAATGGATACGAGTGCGGACGTAATGACCAGTCCGAGCGTATTCATCGTTTCGCTCCAATAGCCCAGGTTGTCAATCAGCAGGAAGCCGATGACGGTAAACAGCGTAAGCTGAACCCGACCGATCATAAACGCGATAATCCCGATGATCACGATGAACACCAGAGGGTGCGGAAGCATGAACAGGCCAGAGAAAAAGCCTACAACAGCTTCAATTACAGAAGAAATAACATTAAACAATCCGGCCAGATGAATACCCATCCAGTCTACAATGGTTTGAATCCACTCAGCGATTGGCAGTTTCGGTATCAAGGGCATTCACCTCCTTCATGGTGGTTACATCTCCGCCAAGTGCGCCCAGCAAAGCTCCACGGACGATAACACCTAATAGCTTCTGTTTGTCATCGACCACAGCCAGAGGGACCTTGGACGAGCTTGTAATTTCGAACAAGTCATTAATGACGGTTTCAGCAGCAACCTGCGGTCCATCTGTCATGAGAATATCTTCAATTTTCAAATTATTGCGAAGCGCATGGACAGCATCTTCAGCATTGATAACGCCCAACAGCTTCTTGGTACGATCAATGACGAATAGATTGGAAATCCCCCGTTCCCGCAT from Paenibacillus sp. FSL R10-2782 includes the following:
- a CDS encoding glycine betaine ABC transporter substrate-binding protein — protein: MIPKLPIAEWIQTIVDWMGIHLAGLFNVISSVIEAVVGFFSGLFMLPHPLVFIVIIGIIAFMIGRVQLTLFTVIGFLLIDNLGYWSETMNTLGLVITSALVSIVIGIPIGIWCAYSKTASRIITPLLDFMQTMPAFVYLLPAVTFFSLGVVPGVIASVIFAIPPTIRMTNLGIMQVSGELVEASDAFGSTSAQKLFKVQLPLAMPTLMAGINQTIMLSLSMVVIASMIGAEGIGAVVYRAVTQLQIGKGFEAGLAVVVLAIVLDRFTQNLFKPAKRGKSRVSTKQKVWITSAVTAFILIAGASQYFVESNHSASGKGNAAANPVGEEVGYKIIGIDAGAGIMKSTAKMLKDYNLSDWKLVEGSGAAMTATLDKAIKAKKPIIITGWTPHWMFNKYDLKYLEDPKKSYGEAEGIHTIARKGLQQDAPIAYEFLKRFKWTPEDMGEMMVAIQGGTSPEQAAKDWAEKHTDKVQEWTQGLQPVNGDTFKLSYVAWDSEIASTNLLKYILENKLGYKVTALQVEAGPMWTGVASGDVDASPAAWLPLTHADYWAKYKDKLDDLGANMTGVKTGLVVPVYMNVKSITDLQGNGAAPASAAAGDFGKEVGYRIVGTDPGAGLMKLTAKAMKEYDLSDWKLLESSGAAMTATLDKAIKARQPIVVTGWTPHWMFNKYNLKYLKDPKKAYGDKEEIHTIARKGLKQDAPAAYEFLSRFNWTAEDMGEVMIAIQDGTAPQQAAKNWADKHPDKVQEWIKGLQPVHGDPLKLSYAAWDSEIASTNVLKYVLEQKLGYKVTALQVEIGPMWTGVAGGSVDATAAAWLPLTHADYWAKYKNQVDDIGTSMTGVMSGLVVPSYVPVDSIEDLKTQ